A section of the Kluyveromyces lactis strain NRRL Y-1140 chromosome F complete sequence genome encodes:
- the ISA1 gene encoding Fe-binding Fe/S cluster assembly protein ISA1 (some similarities with uniprot|Q07821 Saccharomyces cerevisiae YLL027W ISA1 Mitochondrial matrix protein involved in biogenesis of the iron-sulfur (Fe/S) cluster of Fe/S proteins isa1 deletion causes loss of mitochondrial DNA and respiratory deficiency depletion reduces growth on nonfermentable carbon sources), with amino-acid sequence MQRHILSRSNQCLLRGNVLAVRHLSQRPLARTKRFLQTSQNGDKVNAPVWPFNFEIPVKNGKSSAPGTQEEASGSGTAGAKKTWLTYSLPKNVAKKGEPLQTQPPKVDENIQPKKRAKRKLRPRKALISLTPNALSHLKGLLDQPEPKLIRIGVKNRGCSGLTYDLQYITSPGKFDEVVEQDGVKVIIDSKALFSIVGSEMDWVDDKLSSRFVFKNPNSKGTCGCGESFMV; translated from the coding sequence ATGCAAAGACACATACTATCTAGAAGCAACCAGTGCCTGCTGCGTGGCAATGTGCTGGCAGTGAGACATCTTTCTCAAAGGCCACTGGCAAGGACTAAGAGGTTTTTGCAAACCTCTCAGAATGGGGATAAAGTGAATGCTCCAGTTTGGCcattcaattttgaaattccAGTGAAGAACGGTAAGAGTAGTGCACCTGGTACACAGGAAGAAGCATCTGGATCTGGGACCGCAGGTGCTAAAAAGACATGGCTCACTTACTCGCTTCCTAAAAATGTTGCCAAGAAGGGGGAACCTTTACAGACCCAACCACCCAAAGTCgatgaaaatattcaaccaaaaaaaCGTGCAAAGAGAAAGCTAAGGCCACGTAAAGCTCTAATATCGTTGACGCCCAATGCTCTTTCTCATTTGAAGGGGTTGCTCGATCAACCTGAACCTAAACTAATAAGAATAGGAGTTAAAAATAGAGGATGTTCCGGTTTGACTTACGATTTGCAATATATTACTAGTCCAGGAAAGTTCGATGAAGTGGTAGAGCAAGACGGTGTGAAGGTTataattgattcaaaggCTCTTTTCAGTATAGTTGGTAGTGAAATGGACTGGGTAGATGATAAGTTGTCCTCTAGATTTGTTTTCAAGAATCCAAACTCTAAGGGTACATGCGGATGCGGTGAAAGTTTCATGGTATAA